The Pseudomonas protegens genome contains the following window.
GTCGCTCGCTGGGCTGCCCCATGCGATGCAGGGCGTAGCTGCCGTTGTTCAGCGTGCGGCGCACTCCAGGCCCTATCAGCGCGACTTTCAGTTGACCGAGGAAGGGCGAATCCGGGTGGGTGGAGACGTACCAGTTGCCCATCTCGTAATCCACATCGCCCTGCACCTGCAGATCGAAGACATAGAGAGCCCGCCATTGCTCCGCGACCTTGGCGCGCAGGGTGTAGCTGCCCTCGCGCCGGGTGATGCGATAGTGCTCATGGGGCGTGGCCTGCTCTTCTTCGGTGTCCAGCAGCAAGGGCGTGGTGGGCACCATGCCGCCAAAGCCGACGTCGGCGATGTAGCGTTGCCCATCCAGATGCACCAGGGTCAGCCGATGGCTGCGAGCGGTGAGCGCATCCTCCGGCCCTCCCATCACCACCCGCCCGGTGATGCCCCGGGCCTCGTAGCCCAGGTGTTGCAGCAAGGCCAGGAAACTCTGGTTGAGCTCGTAGCAGTAGCCGCCGCGCCCCTCGTGGAGAATCTTGCGCTCCACGGATGCCAGGTCGATGGGCACCGGCACCCGCAACAGGGTCGACAGGCTTTCGAAGGCAAAACGACAGACATGACGCCATTGCAACTCCCGCAGGTTTTCCAGGGTCGGCGCTGGCGCGCGCGGGTAACCGAGTTGCTGCAGGTACAGGTCAAAGTCCATCAGGTGCGGCTGGCTCATGCACAAATCCTTGAAATGAGGGTCGCCCAGGGTCGCAACCGACCCTGGCGGGTCGGCGCTATGTATAAGCCAGAAGCAGGGAATCCCGACAATAAATTCGATTGATATGTTTTATTGCCTTGCCCCTGGATTGCCCCTTGCCAAGCGCCAGGGACGACTCTGTAATAGTCCCCCTTCGAGTGGCAGCGTCGCTTCGGCAACGTCGAGGCCCAGCGCTTGGTGCGGGGCCATGCCCTTGCACATACGGCCCGGGGGCGGGTGCAGTGCATCACCGGTGAAATCTCGCGCTG
Protein-coding sequences here:
- a CDS encoding arylamine N-acetyltransferase — encoded protein: MSQPHLMDFDLYLQQLGYPRAPAPTLENLRELQWRHVCRFAFESLSTLLRVPVPIDLASVERKILHEGRGGYCYELNQSFLALLQHLGYEARGITGRVVMGGPEDALTARSHRLTLVHLDGQRYIADVGFGGMVPTTPLLLDTEEEQATPHEHYRITRREGSYTLRAKVAEQWRALYVFDLQVQGDVDYEMGNWYVSTHPDSPFLGQLKVALIGPGVRRTLNNGSYALHRMGQPSERREITEAGELMRLLQDEFALRLPNPPELRRALGQLLGS